In Aeromicrobium wangtongii, the DNA window TCGCGTGTCATCGACGCGACCATCAGCTCGCTGGTCGAGCTGGGCCACGCCGCGACAACGATCTCGCGCGTGCAGGAACGCGCCGGAGTCGCCCGCGGGACGCTCCTGCACCACTTCCCGACCCGGGCGTCGCTGCTGGTCGCCGTGGTCGAGGACGTCGCGAACCGTCGCCTGCACGTCCTGGCCGACGAGGTGGAGCACTCCGGGGCCGCGGGCTGGGACGCTGCCGTCGACCTGGTCTGGAAGGACCTGCAGAGCCCGGCGTTCCTGGCGGTGCTGGAGCTGTGGGTCGCAGCACGCACGGACGCTGACCTGCGGGCAGCCCTGGTACCGGTCGAGCGGACGGTCTTCGAGTCGGTCCACCGCGCCGTCACGACGGTCGCGGCCGATGACGACCCGCGGGTGCCGACCCTCGTGCAGTTCACGATCGACCTGCTCACCGGATCGACCATGACGACCCTGCTGGTGGACGACGACGGTTCGCAGCGGGTGCTGCTGGACCGCTGGCGGCGTGCCATCCCGGTCCTGCTGGGCCGCTCGGGGGCCGAGACCTGGGGCTGAGCCTCGAAGACGCGCAGGGTGCGCCGCCCCGGTCTACCGTGGGGACATGGCAGCGCCCGGCTCCCCCGCCGTCGAGATCGAGGTGGACGATCAGGTCGTCCGCGTCTCCAACCCCGACCGGGTCTACTTCCCGGACCACGGCTGGACGAAGCTCGACCTGGTGCAGTACTACCTCGCGGTCGGCGAACCGATCGTCAACGCTCTGTTCGAGCGCCCGTGCATGCTGCACCGCTTCCCCAAGGGTCTGGCCGGCGACAAGGTGCACCAGAAGAAGGTCCCGGCCGGCGCCCCACCCTGGCTCGAGACCGTCAGCGTCCACTTCCCCCGGTTCGATCGTGACGTCAACGAGCTGTGCGTGACCTCGGTCGCCGCCGTGATCTGGGCGGTGCAGATGTCGACCGTCGAGTTCCACCCCTGGAACAGCCGGCGCGCGGACGTCGAGAAGCCCGATGAGTGGCGCATCGACCTCGACCCGGGTCAGGAGTGCGACTTCGCCACCGTCCAACGGGTGTCGCACGTCGTGCACGAGGTGCTGGACGAGCTCGGCGCGACCGGGTTCCCCAAGACCTCCGGCGGCTCAGGGCTGCACGTCTACGTGCGCATCCCGCCCGAGCACGGGTTCACCGACGTGCGCCGCGCCGCGCTGGCCTTCGCCCGCGAGGTCGAGCGGCGATCCAGCGAGGTCACCACGACCTGGTGGCGCAAGGACCGCGATCCGAAGAAGCTGTTCGTCGACTACAACCAGAACGCCCGCGACCACACGATCGCCGCGGCGTACTCCGTGCGCGGCTTCCCGGACGGACGGGTGTCGACGCCGGTCGAGTGGGGCGAGATCGACGACCTGGATCCGCACGACTTCACGATCGCGACGGTGCCGGACCGCCTCGCCCGCCTGGGCGACCTGCACGCCGGCATCGACGACGCGGTGTTCGACATCGCGCCGCTGCTGCAGTGGGCCGAGCGCGACGAGGCCGACGGCGCGGAGCCGCCGGCCGACCCCGAGGGGTAGACCGGCGGCTCCGGGGGACGGACGATCAGGCCGTCTCGACCTCAAGCTTGACCTCGATGTTGCCGCGGGTGGCGTTCGAGTACGGGCACACCTGGTGCGCGACCTCGACGGCCTTCTGCGCGTCCTCGGCCGAGACGCCACCGCCGATCTCCACGTGCAGCGTCACGGCGAGCTCGAAGCCACCCTCGCCGTTCGACCCGATGCCCACCTCGGCCGTCACGGCGGAGTCGACGACGTCGACGCCGTGCACCTTCTTGGTGGCCTTCAGCGCGGAGTGGAAGCACGCGGCGTAGCCCGACGCGAACAGCTGCTCGGGGTTGGTGGCGCCGCCGGGGCCACCCATCTCCTTGGGCGTGCGGACATCGGTGTCGATGAGTCCGTCGCTGCTGCGGACGTGGCCGTTGCGGCCGTCACCGGTGGATGTCGAGACGGCGGTGTAGACGATGCTCTCGGGCATGTGTTCTCCTCGGATCTTGATGTAGACTGACTAGTACGTCTATTACGATGGAACCACCTTTCCGCGTGATGCACAACCACCCCCGACGACAGGACCTGATTCCCATGAGCGTCATCGACCTGGTTCCCGTGCGCGAGCGCATCCTGGCCGCCGCGACCGAGCACTACTACGCCGAGGGCATCCGCGCGGTCAGCGCCGACAAGCTGATCGCGGCCGCACACGTCTCCAAGGTCACCTTCTACCGGCACTTCCCGACCAAGGGCGATCTGGTCGCGGCCTACCTCAGCGCCCGCTCCGAGGAGGAGAAGTCGTTCATCGTCGCCAAGCGGGACGAGCTCGCGGGCGATCCGGCCGGCGTCCTTCGCTGGTACGCCGGCGCCGTCGGCGACCTGAGCTGCTCGCCGGGCTTTCGCGGCTGCCCGTTCATCAATGCGGCTGCCGAGCTGCCCGACGGTGACCACCCGGGCCGCCGGGTCATCGCCGAGCACCGCGCCTGGGTGGTCCAGCAGGCCGCCGAGCTGCTGGCCGAGCTGGGGGTCGACGACCCGGCCACCAAGGCCGAGCAGCTGATGATGCTGCGCGACGGCGCGATGGTGTCGGGTTATGTCGGCCACGCCCCGGAGCAGATCGCGACCGCACTGGTCGCCGCCGGTCGCGCCATCATCGGCCGGTAGTCGGCCGTGTCAGCCCGGCGCGGCCGGGTACTCGCGGGGCATGGACGTGCTGGACGACATCTGGACACCTGGCATCGAGCTGGCGATCTGCGGGACGGCGGTCGGCCCCTGCGCAGCCGAGCGCGGCCACCACTACGCCCAGCGTGGCAACGCCTTCTGGAGGCTGCTGAACGACAGTGGGCTGACCCCGACCCTCCTGACGCCGGGGGACGAGGTGCGGCTGCCGGACCTCGGCATCGGCCTGATCGACGTGGTGCGCCGCTTCGACCCGCCGGACCCCTTCGACGTCGACACCTTCGCGACGGCCCTTGACCGGGCCGCTCCCCGCTGGATCGCGTTCAACGGACGCGTGGGCGCCGACGCCGTCGCGCGGACCCTCGGCGAGCCGCGCCCGGCGCTCGGCCGGCAACGATGGACGTTCGCCGGCGCCCGGGTGTTCGTGCTGCCGAGCAGCAGCGGGGCCAACCAGCGCAAGGACCACGGCGGACGGTCCGACCGTCTCTCGTGGTGGGCCGAGCTGGCCGCGCTCGTCGCCGACCGGGCCGTGGTCAGGTCCTGACGACCCCGCGGAAGCGGTCGCCACCGAAGGCGGCGAGCGCAGTGGCGATCTGGTCGACCGTGGGCAGCTTGTCGCCCCTGCCGAGCGTCGGGCCCGGGACGCCGATCGCACGCGTGAACGGCGTCTGGTCGATGCGCGCCAGCGGGCGCAGGTCCGGCCGGGAGCCGAAGTCCTCCTCGTCCAGCGGCGCGAGCCGGACCAGGATGCTGACCTTGGTGCGCATCGACTTCGGGAGCTTGGCACCGCCGCGTGACACGACCCGCACCCAGCACCAGACGTCGACGGCTGCCAGCTCCCCCCAGGTGACGAGCACGGTCCCGCGACCGGTGGTGCTGGTGATGCCGGTGCCGTCGATCCGCAGCCCCGCCGCGGACGCGCCGCGCAGGGTCCACAGGACCACGGCGCCAAAGCCGCCGAAGATCGCTGCGACGACCAGTCCCACGACCAGCCCCGTCGTGCCGCTGCCGCTGCCGCTCGCGTACCCAGTCAGGGTCAGGTAGACGAAGAGCACGCCCAGTCCCAGCGAACCGAGGCCGATCCATCGCGCGACACGGACCTGCGGGGCGAAGGACAGCTCGAGAGGCACGCACACAGGCGATGACGATAGCGGCGCGCGGCGGCCACGTCCGGGCATTCCGGGGCGGCGGATAGTGTGGCGCCGAACCGTCAGGAGCCCCATGCCCCACCAGCACACCCCCCATGTCGTCACGCCGCCGTCCGCTCAGGTGCGGGCCGACGCCGAGTCCCGACTGGCCGGACTCGCGACCCCGCCCGGCGCCCTCGGCCGGCTCGGTGACCTCGCCGTCTGGGTCGCCGCGACCCAAGGCCAGGTGCCGCCGCGGCCCGTCGAGCACGTGCGCACGGTGATCTTCGCCGGCGACCACGGCGTCGCCGACCACGGCGTGTCGGCCTTCCCGAAGGCCATCACGCCTGCCATGGTCCGCACATTCCTGGCCGGCCGGGCCGGCGTCTCGGTGCTCGCGGCGCAGCACGGCGTCACGGTGCGCGTGCTGGACCTCGGCGTGGACGATGACCTGGCGGGTGTGCCGGACGACGTGACGGCGTACAAGATCCGTCGCGGCAGCGGTGCGATCCACCTCGAGGACGCCCTGACATCTGATCAGACGGCCCGCGCCATCGCGGCCGGAGAGGCCGTCGCCGCCGAGGAGATCGCCGCCGGCGCTCAGCTGCTGATCAGCGGCGACATGGGCATCGGCAACACGACCCCCGCCGCAGCCCTCATCGCCGCCTCGCTGGGCCTGCCCGCCTTCGAGGTCACGGGCCGCGGCACCGGCATCGACGAGGCGGGCCTGGCCCGCAAGACCGAGATCGTCCAGCAGGCCCTCGACCGCGCCGGGGACCGAGTCGCCGACCCGGTCGACACCCTGACAGCGCTGGGCAGCGCCGACCTGGCCGCCTCCGCCGGCTACATGGCCGCGGCCGCGCGCGCCGGCGTCCCCGTCCTGCTCGACGGACTCATCTGCGTCGCGGCAGCCGTCATCGCCGACCGCATGGCCCCCGGGGCAGCCGCCTGGTTCGCGGCGGGACACCGCTCGACCGAGCCTGCCCAGTCGCTGGCGCTCAGCAAGCTCGGGCTCGAGCCCGTCCTCGACCTGGGGATGCGTCTGGGTGAGGGCAGCGGCGCCGTCGCGGCCGTCCCGGTCGTGCGGTCGGCCGCGCTGCTGCTGTCGCAGGTCGCCCTGCTGTCCGACCTGTGAGCGACGAGTCGGTCGTCGTCGAGCGCCGCGGACGCCTCGGGGTGCTGACCCTGAACCGGCCACGAGCCATCAACGCGCTCGTGCCGCAGATGGTGCACCTGATGCAGCAGGCACTCGACACCTGGGCCGAGGACGACGCCGTGGAGGCGGTG includes these proteins:
- a CDS encoding TetR/AcrR family transcriptional regulator, which codes for MSEKTAPGQNARRSQRDRTAATRSRVIDATISSLVELGHAATTISRVQERAGVARGTLLHHFPTRASLLVAVVEDVANRRLHVLADEVEHSGAAGWDAAVDLVWKDLQSPAFLAVLELWVAARTDADLRAALVPVERTVFESVHRAVTTVAADDDPRVPTLVQFTIDLLTGSTMTTLLVDDDGSQRVLLDRWRRAIPVLLGRSGAETWG
- the ligD gene encoding non-homologous end-joining DNA ligase, encoding MAAPGSPAVEIEVDDQVVRVSNPDRVYFPDHGWTKLDLVQYYLAVGEPIVNALFERPCMLHRFPKGLAGDKVHQKKVPAGAPPWLETVSVHFPRFDRDVNELCVTSVAAVIWAVQMSTVEFHPWNSRRADVEKPDEWRIDLDPGQECDFATVQRVSHVVHEVLDELGATGFPKTSGGSGLHVYVRIPPEHGFTDVRRAALAFAREVERRSSEVTTTWWRKDRDPKKLFVDYNQNARDHTIAAAYSVRGFPDGRVSTPVEWGEIDDLDPHDFTIATVPDRLARLGDLHAGIDDAVFDIAPLLQWAERDEADGAEPPADPEG
- a CDS encoding organic hydroperoxide resistance protein, whose product is MPESIVYTAVSTSTGDGRNGHVRSSDGLIDTDVRTPKEMGGPGGATNPEQLFASGYAACFHSALKATKKVHGVDVVDSAVTAEVGIGSNGEGGFELAVTLHVEIGGGVSAEDAQKAVEVAHQVCPYSNATRGNIEVKLEVETA
- a CDS encoding TetR/AcrR family transcriptional regulator; protein product: MSVIDLVPVRERILAAATEHYYAEGIRAVSADKLIAAAHVSKVTFYRHFPTKGDLVAAYLSARSEEEKSFIVAKRDELAGDPAGVLRWYAGAVGDLSCSPGFRGCPFINAAAELPDGDHPGRRVIAEHRAWVVQQAAELLAELGVDDPATKAEQLMMLRDGAMVSGYVGHAPEQIATALVAAGRAIIGR
- a CDS encoding mismatch-specific DNA-glycosylase, translating into MDVLDDIWTPGIELAICGTAVGPCAAERGHHYAQRGNAFWRLLNDSGLTPTLLTPGDEVRLPDLGIGLIDVVRRFDPPDPFDVDTFATALDRAAPRWIAFNGRVGADAVARTLGEPRPALGRQRWTFAGARVFVLPSSSGANQRKDHGGRSDRLSWWAELAALVADRAVVRS
- the cobT gene encoding nicotinate-nucleotide--dimethylbenzimidazole phosphoribosyltransferase — encoded protein: MPHQHTPHVVTPPSAQVRADAESRLAGLATPPGALGRLGDLAVWVAATQGQVPPRPVEHVRTVIFAGDHGVADHGVSAFPKAITPAMVRTFLAGRAGVSVLAAQHGVTVRVLDLGVDDDLAGVPDDVTAYKIRRGSGAIHLEDALTSDQTARAIAAGEAVAAEEIAAGAQLLISGDMGIGNTTPAAALIAASLGLPAFEVTGRGTGIDEAGLARKTEIVQQALDRAGDRVADPVDTLTALGSADLAASAGYMAAAARAGVPVLLDGLICVAAAVIADRMAPGAAAWFAAGHRSTEPAQSLALSKLGLEPVLDLGMRLGEGSGAVAAVPVVRSAALLLSQVALLSDL